From Nitratidesulfovibrio vulgaris str. Hildenborough, a single genomic window includes:
- a CDS encoding substrate-binding periplasmic protein, whose amino-acid sequence MPDGMSGEFRIVTSAMPPFSSLDVLGTPQGMCMEVALHVARELGRHPTVVERSKPRFLLEFERGSADMLPCSSAEWMSPVRDHVVFSKPILEMENVVLARKGAVRRPGGPDCVAGCRVGTLPGYVYADGFDDAFAHGNMQREDTPGTDLMLRKLSAGRLDAAIVNILEARYWGERLNLPRDAFEVVYTFKRKVPVSLVLHRRYAHLLPRVDAIIDRMRRDGTLHRVIVGQKGRLGMASDRL is encoded by the coding sequence ATGCCCGACGGAATGTCGGGGGAATTCCGTATCGTGACCAGTGCGATGCCCCCTTTCTCTTCGCTCGATGTGCTTGGGACGCCTCAGGGGATGTGCATGGAGGTGGCACTGCATGTCGCTCGCGAACTTGGCAGGCATCCCACGGTGGTCGAACGGAGCAAGCCCCGTTTCCTGCTGGAGTTCGAGCGTGGCAGTGCGGATATGCTGCCGTGCTCTTCGGCCGAATGGATGAGCCCTGTGCGTGACCATGTGGTCTTCTCCAAGCCCATCCTCGAAATGGAGAATGTGGTGCTGGCGCGCAAGGGCGCGGTGCGAAGGCCCGGAGGGCCCGACTGCGTGGCCGGTTGCCGGGTGGGAACGCTGCCGGGTTACGTCTACGCCGATGGCTTCGACGATGCCTTCGCGCACGGCAACATGCAGCGCGAGGACACGCCCGGTACCGACCTCATGCTTCGCAAGCTGTCTGCCGGGAGGCTGGACGCCGCCATCGTCAACATCCTTGAAGCCCGGTACTGGGGGGAGCGTCTGAACTTGCCCCGCGATGCGTTCGAAGTGGTCTATACCTTCAAGCGCAAGGTGCCGGTGAGTCTTGTGCTGCACCGGCGGTATGCGCACCTGCTTCCGCGGGTCGACGCCATCATCGACAGGATGCGCCGCGACGGCACGTTGCACCGCGTCATTGTCGGGCAGAAGGGCCGATTGGGCATGGCATCTGACCGATTGTAG
- a CDS encoding DUF362 domain-containing protein, with product MASGVRPDDGRRAEAATAAPTGSCPPAEGVTDGVQDASPGTRGLQGDAARAVVALARCSGYDRLAVEAAVSAVLDASGWRPACGARVLVKPNLLRFQPSGLCCTHPEVVRAACVWLQAHGVHVTVGDSPAFGTAQGVAARIGLADALAPLGLAVIQLDGPRQVEVADGGGGTTTIGVSRHALDADAILSVPRLKAHCQMRVTCAVKNLFGCVCGVRKALAHTTHGADTRVFGGLVADIFAALPPVAALCDAVTCMHVTGPAGGEPFGLGLMGASVSPAALDAVCCSVIGLDPSVVPLWGEMRRRGFPGTDPADMDYPLEGPSAFDGRGFVVPGVLKDVSFAPGVLLRSLCRRVLSSLRG from the coding sequence ATGGCAAGTGGAGTCCGACCCGATGACGGGCGACGGGCGGAGGCGGCGACGGCTGCCCCCACGGGTTCATGCCCTCCGGCGGAGGGCGTGACAGACGGCGTGCAGGATGCATCGCCGGGGACACGCGGACTGCAAGGGGATGCTGCCCGTGCCGTGGTCGCCCTTGCCCGGTGTTCAGGCTATGACCGCCTCGCGGTCGAGGCTGCCGTGAGTGCCGTGCTCGACGCATCGGGATGGCGACCGGCCTGCGGTGCCCGGGTGCTGGTCAAGCCCAATCTGTTGCGGTTTCAGCCCAGCGGGCTGTGTTGCACGCATCCTGAAGTGGTGCGCGCCGCCTGTGTCTGGTTGCAGGCCCATGGCGTGCACGTGACCGTGGGCGATTCTCCGGCCTTCGGGACGGCGCAGGGCGTTGCGGCGCGCATCGGCCTTGCTGACGCGCTGGCCCCCCTCGGGCTTGCCGTCATCCAGCTTGATGGGCCGCGACAGGTCGAGGTGGCGGACGGCGGCGGAGGAACGACCACCATAGGCGTCTCGCGACACGCACTGGACGCAGACGCCATCCTTTCGGTCCCTCGCCTCAAGGCCCATTGCCAGATGCGCGTGACATGCGCGGTGAAGAACCTCTTCGGTTGCGTGTGCGGCGTGCGCAAGGCGTTGGCGCATACCACCCACGGTGCGGATACGCGGGTCTTCGGCGGCCTTGTGGCGGACATCTTCGCGGCATTGCCCCCTGTGGCGGCCTTGTGCGATGCTGTCACCTGCATGCATGTCACCGGCCCTGCGGGGGGCGAACCCTTCGGCCTGGGCCTTATGGGGGCCTCGGTGTCGCCTGCGGCACTGGATGCCGTGTGCTGTTCGGTCATCGGCCTCGACCCGTCTGTGGTGCCCCTGTGGGGCGAGATGCGCCGCAGAGGGTTTCCCGGTACAGACCCCGCCGACATGGACTATCCGCTTGAGGGGCCTTCTGCGTTCGACGGGAGGGGCTTCGTGGTGCCCGGTGTGCTCAAGGATGTGAGCTTCGCCCCCGGCGTGCTGCTGCGCAGCCTGTGCCGCCGTGTCCTGTCGTCGTTGCGCGGGTGA
- a CDS encoding YgdI/YgdR family lipoprotein, with the protein MMQRHLCLTFLVLILCSTLLAGCGSNRYVLVTSDYGIHVASGKPRLDPKNDTYSFRDETGSEVVIPRADLKQMREIRD; encoded by the coding sequence ATGATGCAACGTCACCTTTGCCTCACCTTCCTCGTCCTCATCCTGTGCTCAACCCTGCTGGCTGGCTGCGGCTCGAACCGCTACGTTCTCGTGACGAGCGACTATGGCATCCATGTCGCGTCGGGCAAGCCTCGCCTCGACCCCAAGAACGACACGTATTCCTTCCGTGACGAGACCGGCAGCGAAGTGGTCATCCCGCGCGCCGACCTCAAGCAGATGCGCGAGATTCGCGACTGA
- a CDS encoding methyl-accepting chemotaxis protein, whose product MLRNYSIATRVIALLVFMVLFVGGVMAAYHHTIDKVSGLGVEETQKVMLEQEKMKLQVATHSASLALGELTAHLTDDEAKVAAIRKAIDGIRFEKDKSGYFFVYRGTVNVALPTKKEVQGKDLGGAKDKNNVFYVRELSQRAAQGGGFVEYVFDKPGKGDQPKLAYAEAIPGTDYWIGTGVYIDNIDATKTAISKDMGDVVADEVTRLFLIIAAVLVLGVIPLCVLIITGIVRPLREATGAAQGVAAGNLDIRIVEQGRDEVAQLQKALNSMVATLRTNMDDIKAKEAEANRQADVARDAARQADEARMKAAAATREGMLTAASRLEGVVKRINGATSDLERRAGDIDRGTDNQLARIGETATAMEEMNATVLEVARNAGRAAEQTDSSRAQAENGAEMVSRTVKAMEDLKQLATGLKDNMHRLGQQSEAIGHVMNVINDIADQTNLLALNAAIEAARAGEAGRGFAVVADEVRKLAEKTMGATKEVGDSIRAIQGLARTNVDSMDEAVSAIDGAARLSSSSGDLLKEIVRTAHDAAGQVQAIVAAAEEQSAASEEITRSVEDINRIARDSGELIRAANNDIRDLAEQAEELHQLINALKNDA is encoded by the coding sequence ATGCTGCGTAACTATTCCATCGCCACGCGCGTCATTGCGCTACTGGTATTCATGGTCCTGTTCGTCGGCGGCGTCATGGCCGCCTACCATCACACCATCGACAAGGTCTCGGGCCTGGGCGTCGAAGAGACGCAGAAGGTCATGCTCGAACAGGAGAAGATGAAACTCCAGGTGGCCACGCATTCCGCCAGCCTCGCCCTTGGCGAACTCACGGCGCACCTCACCGATGACGAGGCGAAGGTGGCGGCCATCCGCAAGGCCATCGACGGCATCCGCTTCGAGAAGGACAAGTCGGGCTACTTCTTCGTCTACAGGGGCACGGTCAACGTCGCGCTACCGACCAAGAAGGAAGTGCAGGGCAAGGACCTTGGCGGTGCCAAGGACAAGAACAACGTGTTCTACGTCCGCGAACTTTCCCAGCGCGCCGCACAGGGCGGCGGATTCGTCGAGTACGTCTTCGACAAGCCCGGCAAGGGCGACCAGCCCAAGCTTGCCTACGCCGAAGCCATTCCCGGCACCGACTACTGGATAGGCACGGGCGTCTACATCGACAACATCGACGCCACCAAGACCGCCATCAGCAAGGACATGGGCGACGTGGTCGCAGACGAAGTCACGCGCCTGTTCCTCATCATCGCAGCCGTCCTCGTGCTTGGCGTCATTCCGCTGTGTGTGCTCATCATCACTGGTATCGTGCGCCCGTTGCGCGAGGCCACGGGCGCGGCGCAGGGGGTCGCCGCCGGCAACCTCGACATCCGCATCGTGGAACAGGGTCGCGACGAAGTGGCCCAACTTCAGAAGGCCCTCAACAGCATGGTCGCCACACTGCGCACCAACATGGACGACATCAAGGCCAAGGAGGCCGAAGCCAACAGGCAGGCCGATGTCGCCCGTGACGCGGCCCGTCAGGCCGACGAGGCGCGCATGAAGGCCGCAGCAGCCACCAGAGAGGGCATGCTGACAGCGGCGTCACGTCTCGAAGGTGTTGTGAAGCGCATCAACGGTGCAACCAGCGACCTCGAACGCAGGGCCGGAGACATCGACCGCGGCACGGACAACCAGCTTGCCCGCATCGGCGAGACGGCCACCGCCATGGAAGAGATGAACGCCACCGTGCTTGAAGTGGCCCGCAACGCAGGCCGCGCCGCCGAACAGACCGACTCTTCGCGTGCACAGGCCGAGAACGGCGCCGAGATGGTGAGCCGCACCGTGAAGGCCATGGAGGACCTGAAGCAGCTTGCCACGGGGCTGAAGGACAACATGCACCGCCTCGGGCAGCAGTCGGAGGCCATCGGGCATGTCATGAACGTCATCAACGACATCGCCGACCAGACCAACCTGCTGGCCCTCAACGCCGCCATCGAAGCGGCCCGTGCGGGTGAAGCGGGACGCGGCTTCGCCGTCGTGGCCGATGAAGTCCGCAAGCTTGCCGAAAAGACCATGGGTGCGACCAAGGAGGTGGGCGACTCCATCCGCGCCATACAGGGACTGGCCCGCACCAACGTCGACTCCATGGACGAAGCCGTCTCCGCCATCGACGGGGCAGCGCGCCTGTCTTCCTCCTCCGGCGACCTGCTGAAGGAAATCGTCCGCACGGCCCATGACGCCGCAGGGCAGGTACAGGCCATCGTCGCCGCCGCTGAAGAGCAGTCCGCCGCCAGCGAGGAAATCACCCGCAGCGTGGAGGACATCAACCGCATCGCCCGTGACAGCGGCGAACTCATACGCGCCGCCAACAACGACATCCGCGACCTTGCGGAACAGGCCGAAGAGTTGCATCAGCTCATCAACGCACTCAAGAACGACGCATGA
- a CDS encoding tetratricopeptide repeat protein, which translates to MGTLTDRLATLRVAGIFSTSGNKVNSRGTSRHQAGRIYHGARTVAAGVLEICTLVDDMPYSGPMLEARRMEAQRFLAVAMPEPAYLLHRTLPRLDDRPEVQGYPRTREDVVRGACGQALLFLAHGRADAALALYDFLLAEGCAIEGQKRIINALAMELRKDGEPAKALACFETLRDIFGTDENLHCNMARCCLETGDRAACSVHVAEALRINPYCVPALRFAEYLRTQRFRQG; encoded by the coding sequence ATGGGCACACTCACTGACCGCCTTGCCACGTTGCGCGTGGCGGGCATCTTTTCGACGTCCGGCAACAAGGTGAACAGCCGGGGGACGTCGCGACATCAGGCCGGACGCATCTATCACGGCGCCCGTACCGTCGCTGCCGGGGTTCTTGAGATATGCACCCTTGTGGACGACATGCCCTACTCGGGCCCCATGCTCGAGGCACGGCGCATGGAGGCTCAACGGTTTCTCGCCGTGGCCATGCCCGAACCAGCCTACCTGCTGCACCGCACCCTCCCGCGCCTTGACGACAGGCCCGAAGTGCAGGGCTATCCACGCACACGCGAGGACGTGGTGCGCGGTGCCTGCGGTCAGGCCCTGCTGTTCCTTGCCCACGGACGGGCGGATGCGGCACTGGCCCTGTATGATTTCCTGCTTGCCGAAGGCTGCGCCATCGAAGGCCAGAAGAGAATCATCAACGCCCTCGCCATGGAACTCCGCAAAGACGGCGAACCAGCCAAGGCACTGGCCTGTTTCGAGACATTGCGCGACATCTTCGGCACCGACGAGAATCTGCACTGCAACATGGCACGCTGCTGCCTCGAAACGGGAGACCGGGCCGCCTGTTCCGTCCATGTGGCAGAGGCTTTGCGCATCAACCCCTACTGCGTGCCGGCCCTCCGTTTTGCGGAGTACCTGCGCACGCAGCGGTTCAGACAGGGCTGA
- a CDS encoding rhodanese-like domain-containing protein → MKAGYETMTPEELRRLTATHDEADYEIVDVREPAEYRQGHLPGAKHIPVGEVEARLDELVPGRTHIFYCRSGARSRAALTFAVESGLTLGPLYDLAGGILAWDGHTVPDEPRLATFAHVSDMRSLLLRAIDMEKAVHGLYTRVRAASGRPVVCELMDRLVGVEVAHARVIYRELRKWWAAADGELPPFETLFETLEGRVLEGGRSVDELEPWIRSASTGDCHEVADLALELEFAAYDLYRTLADEAVQGSGLGEDAARVFLDLASQEKAHARMIVAAMARFGEEGADATA, encoded by the coding sequence ATGAAAGCAGGCTACGAGACCATGACGCCGGAGGAATTACGGCGTCTTACGGCAACGCATGACGAGGCGGACTATGAGATCGTCGACGTGCGCGAACCGGCCGAATACCGTCAGGGGCATCTGCCCGGGGCAAAACATATTCCTGTGGGCGAGGTCGAGGCGCGTCTCGATGAGCTTGTTCCCGGCAGGACGCATATCTTCTACTGCCGAAGCGGGGCGCGTTCACGCGCGGCGTTGACCTTCGCGGTGGAATCGGGCCTCACCCTCGGCCCGTTGTACGACCTTGCGGGGGGGATTCTGGCTTGGGACGGCCATACCGTGCCCGACGAACCACGCCTTGCGACCTTCGCCCACGTCAGCGACATGCGCAGTCTGCTGCTGCGTGCCATCGACATGGAGAAGGCTGTCCACGGCCTTTACACGCGGGTGCGCGCCGCCAGCGGCAGGCCCGTGGTGTGCGAACTCATGGACAGGCTGGTGGGCGTCGAGGTGGCACACGCCCGTGTCATCTACCGCGAATTGCGCAAGTGGTGGGCTGCCGCAGACGGTGAGTTGCCTCCCTTCGAGACGCTCTTCGAGACACTGGAAGGACGAGTCCTCGAAGGCGGACGCAGCGTGGATGAACTGGAACCGTGGATACGTTCCGCCTCGACGGGCGATTGCCATGAAGTGGCCGACCTCGCGCTTGAACTGGAGTTCGCCGCATACGACCTCTACCGCACCCTCGCGGACGAGGCGGTGCAGGGCAGCGGGCTGGGCGAGGATGCCGCGCGCGTCTTTCTCGACCTCGCCTCGCAAGAGAAGGCCCACGCCCGCATGATCGTCGCCGCCATGGCCCGTTTCGGTGAGGAAGGGGCGGATGCCACGGCCTGA
- a CDS encoding c-type cytochrome has product MRFMRLIIAASLILLAASPGMAADGKALFNAVCARCHGTDGSFKLKGKTAVQVETALEGYRQGTYGGPQKATMQQQAARLSPEDIKALAAHIATFQ; this is encoded by the coding sequence ATGCGTTTCATGCGCCTCATCATTGCAGCATCATTGATCCTTCTCGCCGCCTCGCCCGGTATGGCCGCCGACGGCAAGGCGCTCTTCAATGCCGTGTGTGCCCGCTGCCATGGAACCGACGGCAGCTTCAAACTCAAGGGCAAGACGGCAGTGCAGGTAGAGACGGCCCTTGAGGGCTACAGGCAGGGCACCTACGGAGGGCCGCAGAAGGCGACCATGCAACAGCAGGCCGCCCGCCTCTCTCCCGAGGACATCAAGGCCCTCGCAGCCCATATCGCCACCTTCCAGTGA